One segment of Colius striatus isolate bColStr4 chromosome 11, bColStr4.1.hap1, whole genome shotgun sequence DNA contains the following:
- the CTLA4 gene encoding cytotoxic T-lymphocyte protein 4 yields the protein MLSVLVTVGFLCTATAIAEVMEVTQPAMVLANRQGVASLVCNYKHIGNAKEIRVTLLKQMGDQFTEICASTYTTEFKTFTVEEVIQCRVSPSRNNVTLTLTGLQANDTGLYICKMERMYPPPYFMNKGNGTQLYVIDPEPCPDTSISLWVLGATASGFFLYSIIISAVLTGKAIKRRRCLTTGVYVKMPTEKLEKKVIPFHITVN from the exons ATGCTCTCAGTATTGGTCACCGTGGGCTTTCTCTGCACAGCCACTGCCATTGCTGAAG TAATGGAGGTGACTCAGCCAGCAATGGTACTGGCCAACAGGCAAGGAGTTGCCAGCTTGGTGTGTAACTACAAGCACATTGGGAACGCAAAGGAAATTCGAGTGACTCTGCTTAAACAGATGGGTGATCAGTTCACTGAAATTTGTGCTTCAACCTACACAACAGAGTTTAAAACGTTCACTGTGGAAGAGGTCATTCAGTGCCGGGTTAGCCCTAGCCGAAACAACGTGACCCTCACCCTCACTGGCCTGCAAGCCAATGATACTGGCCTTTACATCTGCAAGATGGAGCGGATGTACCCTCCACCCTATTTCATGAATAAGGGAAATGGGACACAACTTTATGTCATTG ATCCAGAACCTTGTCCAGACACTTCCATATCTCTCTGGGTATTAGGAGCTACTGCCTCaggattttttctttacagtatcATCATCTCAGCTGTTCTCACAGGCAAAGCG ATAAAGAGAAGACGATGTCTCACTACTGGGGTCTATGTGAAAATGCCTACTGAAAAGCTAGAGAAAAAAGTGATACCATTCCACATCACCGTTAACTGA